One stretch of Pecten maximus unplaced genomic scaffold, xPecMax1.1, whole genome shotgun sequence DNA includes these proteins:
- the LOC117318918 gene encoding piggyBac transposable element-derived protein 4-like produces the protein MQNIAIFLNNELARAFLVPCPKLIADYTSHMGGVDKADQYLQYYSFNHKTRKWTVKVFFRLLEIMKLNAYQLFLQSPHHLPGQGKQQLSFLQFTQSIIKGLVGGFTSGARKGRPSLLPLADRLTQRHLPGTLPSRSWCH, from the coding sequence atGCAAAATATTGCCATTTTTCTCAATAATGAACTGGCTCGCGCGTTCCTTGTACCTTGCCCAAAACTGATTGCAGACTACACTTCTCATATGGGTGGTGTAGACAAGGCGGATCAATACCTTCAGTATTATTCATTTAACCACAAAACAAGGAAATGGACAGTGAAGGTGTTCTTTCGTCTGCTGGAGATAATGAAGCTGAATGCTTATCAGCTGTTTCTTCAAAGTCCTCACCACCTTCCCGGACAAGGAAAGCAGCAGCTCTCATTCCTGCAGTTCACCCAAAGCATCATAAAGGGACTGGTGGGTGGATTCACCTCTGGTGCCAGGAAAGGAAGACCATCTCTGCTGCCCTTGGCTGATCGCCTTACACAGCGCCATCTACCTGGGACACTACCATCTCGGTCATGGTGTCAT